From Scleropages formosus chromosome 1, fSclFor1.1, whole genome shotgun sequence, a single genomic window includes:
- the adgrg6 gene encoding adhesion G-protein coupled receptor G6 isoform X8 — protein sequence MFHISSRWCRWKFRNILSLVLLLVCIHKSVAVALRNQKVALPQNAAKVIQVSNQVSIPTLQQFTVCFEVARTTQKKGETIFLYTDPSGNTVSFGLSSSGNVMALTMDGQECALSAILSPASFTATMKLFCLSWSSLSGRLNLYVDNNIRVASCAATTGKTITGGGTFRLGDNSLSFDGTVYNFRMWNYAMSKTEFSTLTCDAIGNVIDWDNAFWNIPSGLAQTDSTLSCICYPNCTHLTAATPSSGTSIPYTPSTAICTSPGPGCPAPLISSTNTTIINNMIVTNPKTNVQYNSTSTTATSMSLTSSTTVVQPPASTANTAISSSTALAVSGSTIAPTSSATNTTAAINSMPKEEVFYRITFVVRDSKGVMIEQNVKSSVTLWLNQTFKNWTYNISSALSALTSTDSSTQIGQPAGTRYTFQALLKSRYTSSTTLQYSVIKERLVSRNQTLGGGLVLETASVQPLENCPAEESPFHYIWPETQPAVTQFLPCFPNKAQSASRTCNIYWQNFTSFWSLADVSNCTDIKSIEVSAENAAEVAATLADITHNELSTDEVSTVVTKLKEIVIVSKMNSSLASTVVNVFSNVMTSSDTALAASSEIVLKTVEELVQKIEFDGPSLSITSRNLALGISAFNSSSFNGTSFSAYIPPNSTDLQINFESQQDNPLAAVTLPATLLSNVSQAEAELISRINFMFFRKTNLFQDQKENGLSLNSYVVASSVGNQSIRNLQDPVRIEIAHQEYQPVPNPVCVFWNFTINNGSGGWSSEGCNVGQGSDSNRTVCLCNHLTNFGILMDISGAAAQIDAQNNKILTFITYIGCGVSAICSAVTLLTYIAFEKLRRDYPSKILMNLSTSLLFLNMVFLIDSWLASFNNTDLCISVAFFLHYFLLTSFTWMGLESVHMYIALVKVFNTYIRRYILKFCIVGWGLPAAIVVTVVAVDRNSYGKEDYGKDEHGQGSSQFCWVKNLVVFYVTCVGYFSVIFLMNVAMFIVVMIQICGRNGKRSNRTLREEMLRSLRSVVSLTFLLGMTWGFAFFAWGPVNLAFMYLFSIFNSLQGLFIFIFHCALKENVQKQWQRYLCCGRFRLADNSDWSKTATNNTKKVSSDNLAKSLSSCSFGSSAANWTSKAKATLNPFAKRSSNAVLQVFYSRLHRQSWDLNHQHSGSKSGSLTYLTLIPLSTRGVFATDNQVKLPPANAIPNPPNRRARPLPSFPCTRSSTK from the exons TTGCAGTCGCTCTGAGGAATCAGAAGGTAGCTTTGCCACAGAATGCTGCGAAAGTCATTCAAGTTTCCAACCAGGTTAGCATACCGACTCTTCAGCAGTTCACAGTCTGCTTTGAGGTAGCGAGGACCACCCAGAAGAAGGGCGAAACCATCTTCCTGTACACGGACCCAAGCGGTAACACGGTCAGCTTCGGACTGTCCAGCAGCGGTAACGTGATGGCGCTGACCATGGACGGTCAAGAGTGTGCCCTTAGTGCCATACTGAGCCCGGCTAGCTTCACCGCAACCATGAAGCTCTTCTGCCTCTCCTGGTCGAGTCTGTCCGGGAGACTCAACCTGTACGTTGACAACAATATCCGAGTGGCGTCGTGCGCTGCCACCACAGGGAAAACCATCACTGGCGGCGGAACGTTCCGGCTGGGAGACAACTCTCTGAGTTTCGACGGAACCGTTTACAACTTCCGCATGTGGAATTACGCCATGTCCAAAACAGAGTTCAGCACCCTCACCTGTGACGCCATCGGCAACGTCATCGACTGGGACAATGCATTCTGGAATATTCCTTCAGGCCTTGCTCAGACAGACAGCACGCTGAGTTGCA TATGTTACCCAAATTGCACCCATTTAACAGCAGCTACGCCTTCTAGTG GTACCTCCATACCTtatactccttccactgccatCTGTACCTCACCTGGACCGGGCTGCCCAG CTCCATTAATTTCCTCTACCAACACCACCATCATTAATAACATGATTGTTACTAATCCAAAAACAAACG TTCAGTACAATTCCACTTCTACAACTGCTACTAGCATGTCTCTAACCAGCAGCACAACTG TAGTTCAGCCACCCGCATCCACAGCTAACACTGCCATCAGCTCATCTACTG CACTGGCAGTTTCTGGAAGCACCATAGCTCCAACATCCTCTGCAACTAACACAACAGCCGCAATTAACAGCATGCCCAAGG aggAGGTTTTCTACAGAATAACCTTTGTTGTAAGAGACAGCAAGGGAGTGATGATTGAACAGAATGTGAAAAGCAGTGTCACTCTTTGG TtaaatcaaacatttaaaaactggaCGTACAACATCTCTTCTGCTCTCAG tGCCCTCACCAGCACAGACTCCAGCACTCAGATAGGGCAGCCTGCCGGTACAAG GTATACCTTCCAGGCACTGCTTAAAAGCAGATACACAAGCAGCACGACGCTCCAGTATTCGGTGATCAAAGAAAGGCTGGTGAGCAGGAACCAGACCCTGGGAGGTGGCCTGGTGCTAGAGACTGCCTCAGTCCAACCTCTCG AAAACTGTCCAGCTGAGGAAAGCCCGTTCCACTACATCTGGCCCGAAACCCAGCCGGCCGTAACCCAGTTCCTTCCCTGCTTCCCCAACAAAGCCCAAAGTGCTTCTAGAACCTG CAACATATACTGGCAGAACTTCACGTCGTTCTGGAGCCTGGCTGATGTCAGCAATTGTACAGACATAAAAAGCATTGAGGTGTCTGCAG AAAATGCTGCAGAAGTGGCCGCCACATTGGCTGATATAACACACAACGAGTTGTCGACTGACGAAGTGTCGACGGTCGTGACGAAGCTAAAGGAAATTGTCATTGTTTCCAAGATGAACTCATCACTGGCTTCCACGGTGGTGAATGTCTTCTCCAACGTGATGACCAGCTCCGACACGGCTCTCGCTGCCTCCTCAGAAAT AGTGCTGAAAACAGTGGAAGAACTGGTGCAGAAGATCGAGTTTGACGGACCTTCACTGAGCATCACATCCAGGAACCTGGCACTGGGCATCTCCGCCTTCAACTCCAGCAGCTTCAATGGCACATCATTTAGCGCCTACATCCCCCCTAACAGCACTGATCTCCAG ATCAATTTTGAGTCTCAGCAGGACAACCCCCTGGCAGCCGTGACCCTCCCGGCCACCCTGCTGAGCAACGTGAGCCAGGCAGAAGCGGAGCTCATTTCTCGAATAAACTTCATGTTCTTCAGGAAGACCAACCTGTTTcag GACCAGAAGGAAAACGGTCTTTCCTTGAACAGCTACGTGGTGGCCAGCAGCGTGGGCAACCAGTCCATACGGAACCTGCAGGATCCGGTGCGCATCGAGATCGCCCACCAGGAGTACCAG cCTGTGCCAaatccagtctgtgtgttttggaaCTTCACCATCAACA ATGGAAGTGGGGGCTGGAGCTCAGAGGGCTGCAACGTTGGCCAGGGCTCTGACAGCAACCGGACGGTGTGCCTCTGCAACCACCTCACCAACTTCGGGATCCTCATG GACATTTCTGGAGCGGCGGCTCAGATCGATGCGCAGAACAATAAAATCCTCACCTTCATCACGTACATCGGCTGTGGGGTGTCGGCCATCTGCTCTGCTGTGACCCTCCTCACGTACATCGCCTTCGA GAAGCTGCGCCGGGACTACCCTTCCAAGATCTTGATGAACCTCAGCacctctctgctcttcctcaaCATGGTCTTCCTCATAGACAGCTGGCTGGCTTCCTTCAACAACACGGACCTGTGCATCTCCGTGGCATTCTTTCTCCACTACTTCCTCCTCACCTCCTTCACCTGGATGGGCCTGGAGTCCGTCCACATGTACATTGCTCTTGTCAAAGTTTTCAACACCTACATTCGGAGGTACATCCTGAAGTTCTGCATCGTCGGATGGG GGCTGCCTGCAGCAATAGTGGTCACTGTGGTCGCTGTGGACAGAAACTCCTATGGGAAGGAGGACTACGGCAAGGACGAGCACGGCCAGGGCTCATCGCAGTT CTGTTGGGTGAAGAACCTAGTGGTGTTCTACGTGACGTGCGTGGGCTACTTCTCCGTCATCTTCCTCATGAACGTGGCCATGTTCATCGTGGTGATGATCCAGATCTGCGGGCGCAACGGCAAGCGCAGCAACCGCACGTTGCGCGAGGAGATGTTGCGCAGCCTGCGCAGCGTGGTCAGCCTCACCTTCCTGCTGGGAATGACTTGGGGCTTCGCCTTCTTTGCCTGGGGCCCCGTCAACCTGGCCTTCATGTACCTCTTTTCCATCTTCAACTCGCTGCAAG gtttatttatattcatatttcactGTGCGCTGAAGGAGAACGTTCAGAAACAGTGGCAGAGGTACCTTTGCTGTGGACGATTCCGTCTGGCAGACAACTCAG ACTGGAGCAAGACGGCCACCAATAACACCAAAAAAGTGAGCTCAGATAACCTGGCCAAGTCCTTGTCCTCCTGCTCCTTCGGCTCCAGCGCGGCCAACTGGACATCCAAAGCGAAAGCAACTCTGAACCCTTTCGCAAAGCGCAGCAGCAATGCAG TATTGCAGGTGTTTTACTCAAGGCTACACCGGCAatcttgggacttgaaccatcAACATTCGGGCTCTAAATCGGGGTCATTAACCTATCTAACCCTAATTCCACTGTCTACAAGGGGAGTATTTGCAACTGATAACCAG GTAAAGCTTCCTCCAGCCAACGCAATTCCAAATCCTCCCAACCGGAGGGCGAGGCCTCTTCCATCATTCCCGTGCACCAGGTCATCGACAAAGTGA